One Falsihalocynthiibacter arcticus DNA segment encodes these proteins:
- a CDS encoding GNAT family N-acetyltransferase — protein MTENKRFGDDVGGWTVPPRPEAFEMKGDFVALERLDADLHAADLHGANSVDDALWDYLPYGPFPSAADYLRWARSVEEKDDPYFYAVRDLKNGHVCGVLSFLRISPEAGGIEIGHINFAPELQKTRAATEAFYLAMEWAFEAGYRRFEWKCDANNIPSRRAAQRLGLSYEGVFRQAAIVKGKNRDTVWFAAIDKEWPALKEAYKTWLAPQNFSESGAQIISLKDLTGIVRASSDPVLK, from the coding sequence ATGACGGAAAATAAGAGGTTTGGTGACGATGTCGGCGGCTGGACGGTTCCTCCACGTCCCGAAGCGTTTGAAATGAAGGGTGATTTTGTTGCGTTAGAGCGGCTTGATGCCGATCTCCATGCCGCGGACCTTCATGGGGCGAACTCGGTGGACGACGCTCTTTGGGACTATTTACCGTATGGGCCATTTCCTTCCGCCGCTGATTATCTGCGTTGGGCCCGAAGCGTTGAAGAAAAAGATGACCCATACTTTTATGCAGTGCGAGACCTCAAGAATGGTCACGTTTGTGGTGTTTTGAGCTTTCTGCGGATTTCGCCAGAGGCTGGCGGAATCGAGATTGGGCATATTAATTTTGCGCCTGAACTCCAAAAAACACGTGCGGCCACTGAAGCTTTTTACTTGGCCATGGAGTGGGCCTTTGAGGCGGGGTACCGTCGTTTCGAATGGAAATGCGATGCCAACAACATACCTTCGCGCCGTGCGGCACAGCGATTAGGCCTGAGCTATGAAGGCGTTTTTCGGCAAGCCGCGATCGTAAAAGGCAAAAATCGTGACACCGTCTGGTTTGCGGCAATCGATAAGGAATGGCCGGCTCTAAAAGAGGCGTACAAAACGTGGCTAGCTCCGCAGAACTTCAGCGAATCCGGTGCTCAAATTATAAGCCTTAAAGATCTTACAGGCATTGTGCGCGCGTCTTCCGACCCCGTTTTGAAATGA
- a CDS encoding EI24 domain-containing protein: protein MIFGDFFKSLAQLSDRRFRLVLWKGVGLSFLLLFGIYVVFVTGINWFIPESVTLPWVGNITVLKSIFSWASILLMILLSMFLMIPVASAFTGFFLDEVAEAVEDKHYPQLPPAPKMPFGDTVVDTVNFLGLIVGLNIVGLVVFPFFGPLAPIMFLGLNGFLLGREYFQMAAMRRLGRVQGRALMSKNRGEIWIAGALMALPLLIPFVNLFVPVLAAATFTHMFQRLRP from the coding sequence ATGATATTTGGCGATTTTTTCAAGTCCCTCGCACAGCTTTCGGATCGCCGCTTTCGCCTCGTCCTCTGGAAGGGTGTCGGCCTTTCCTTCCTGCTGCTGTTTGGTATTTACGTCGTGTTCGTGACGGGTATCAATTGGTTCATTCCTGAGTCTGTGACCTTGCCGTGGGTTGGGAATATCACGGTCCTGAAAAGTATTTTCAGCTGGGCCTCGATCCTCTTGATGATCCTGCTTTCGATGTTTTTGATGATCCCCGTCGCCAGCGCTTTCACAGGTTTTTTTCTGGATGAAGTTGCCGAGGCCGTGGAGGACAAACACTACCCGCAGCTCCCCCCCGCCCCCAAAATGCCGTTCGGTGATACGGTCGTGGATACGGTCAATTTTCTTGGTCTCATTGTGGGACTAAACATAGTCGGTCTTGTCGTCTTCCCGTTTTTTGGCCCCCTCGCCCCCATAATGTTCCTAGGACTGAACGGTTTTTTACTTGGCCGCGAGTATTTCCAAATGGCAGCGATGCGCCGATTAGGCCGTGTTCAAGGCCGTGCATTAATGTCAAAAAACCGAGGCGAAATCTGGATCGCAGGCGCGCTCATGGCGCTCCCCCTGCTCATCCCGTTCGTCAACCTTTTTGTACCCGTCCTTGCCGCGGCAACATTCACCCACATGTTTCAGCGCCTTAGGCCCTAA
- a CDS encoding beta-ketoacyl-ACP synthase III codes for MYNVAITGTGVFTPENVITNDELVVAFNAYVDLFNAENAAQIAAGTLKAKSHSSSEFIVRASGIENRFVMDKTGVLDPKILHPTLRQRSDEEPAIMAEMAVDACKKALAQAGKTAADVDAVICAASNMERAYPAIAVEIQDLLGIQGFGFDMNVACSSATFGIQAAADMIRSGSARAILVVNPEICSGHLEWRDRDCHFIFGDVATATLLEREELATGPHFKILSTHCATQFSNNIRNNNGFLRRSRPDGVADRRDMQFMQNGRKVFKEVLPMVSEHMSTHLADKNIDVSDLKRMWLHQANKAMNDFIGKKVLGRTPEASEQPNILQDYANTSSAGSIIAFSQNSDDLAVGDKGIICSFGAGYSVGSVILERA; via the coding sequence ATGTATAATGTTGCGATTACAGGAACGGGTGTTTTCACCCCTGAAAACGTCATAACAAACGATGAGTTGGTCGTAGCGTTTAACGCTTACGTCGACCTATTCAATGCTGAAAACGCCGCGCAAATCGCAGCGGGAACCCTCAAAGCTAAATCGCATTCAAGCAGCGAGTTCATCGTCAGGGCCTCGGGGATTGAAAACCGTTTTGTCATGGATAAAACGGGCGTTTTGGACCCCAAAATTCTGCACCCCACGCTTCGTCAGCGCTCCGACGAGGAGCCCGCAATCATGGCGGAAATGGCGGTTGATGCTTGTAAAAAAGCACTCGCTCAAGCGGGAAAAACGGCGGCGGACGTAGATGCCGTTATTTGTGCCGCGTCAAATATGGAACGCGCCTATCCCGCAATTGCCGTTGAAATTCAAGACCTTCTTGGAATTCAGGGCTTTGGTTTTGATATGAATGTCGCCTGCTCCAGCGCGACCTTCGGCATTCAAGCAGCGGCAGATATGATCCGCTCCGGCTCGGCCCGCGCGATCCTTGTTGTAAATCCCGAAATCTGCTCCGGCCACCTTGAATGGCGTGATCGCGATTGTCATTTCATTTTTGGCGACGTTGCAACGGCAACATTATTAGAGCGCGAAGAATTGGCAACGGGGCCACATTTCAAAATCCTCTCGACGCACTGCGCCACTCAATTCTCCAATAATATTCGGAATAATAATGGCTTTTTGCGCCGTTCCCGCCCGGATGGCGTTGCGGATCGGCGCGACATGCAGTTCATGCAAAACGGGCGGAAAGTGTTTAAGGAAGTTCTGCCGATGGTCTCCGAACATATGTCGACCCACCTAGCGGACAAAAATATCGACGTTAGCGACCTAAAGCGTATGTGGCTGCATCAGGCCAATAAAGCCATGAACGATTTCATTGGCAAAAAAGTGCTGGGGCGTACCCCCGAAGCAAGTGAGCAGCCAAATATTTTGCAAGACTATGCAAACACGTCTTCGGCGGGGTCGATCATTGCTTTTAGCCAAAACTCAGACGACTTGGCGGTCGGTGACAAGGGCATAATCTGCTCGTTTGGCGCGGGATATTCCGTGGGATCCGTCATTTTGGAACGCGCTTAA
- a CDS encoding DUF1467 family protein, which produces MAITSAIVLYSVLWFMTLFVVLPIRLKSQQDMGEVVPGTPSSAPVDPQLKKRAIIVTLITTVLWAIIFTIIVTDTITVRDIDWMNRLPPEVPAS; this is translated from the coding sequence ATGGCCATTACTTCCGCAATCGTTCTTTATTCTGTCCTCTGGTTTATGACGCTTTTTGTTGTATTGCCCATTCGGCTTAAATCACAACAAGACATGGGCGAAGTTGTACCGGGCACGCCGTCGTCTGCGCCCGTGGATCCCCAGCTTAAAAAGCGGGCCATCATTGTGACCCTGATTACCACTGTACTTTGGGCGATCATTTTCACGATTATCGTGACAGATACAATTACCGTGCGTGATATTGATTGGATGAATCGCCTTCCCCCAGAGGTTCCTGCGTCTTAG
- a CDS encoding glycosyltransferase family 87 protein — protein sequence MEIDPEITVFPFIYPPIWAALFSNIIHWVDLNTTLTALHILNPLMMIVMIIFAARTCKTTFSTPRFVAIGGVLIFGTTIGMLPLIFGQVQILVSMILLIAIERLRNGSQVTAGALFAFAAAIKVYPALFLIFLVVRRENRAVASFIIVGGGFGALSILIAGWPLHVLFLEQLNLISNSVLVNTINLSVDSLIANIFQFDALTDKVTSSSNGKEATLLISAVTMAKPAIWKALNSGAILLSLISLAYITCRYRDDVAIWPFALIVIALLSPIAWVHHFLPAAAFAPMLLSRFPTKVGLYLLGGIFAPLLLVLTPIYASWGDTIRYMQVAGFLSMSLLAAAYLYLILNSPQIDTSNR from the coding sequence TTGGAAATTGATCCAGAAATCACAGTATTCCCGTTCATCTATCCGCCGATTTGGGCTGCGCTTTTTTCGAATATCATTCATTGGGTCGATCTCAATACAACTCTTACAGCACTACATATCCTCAATCCGTTGATGATGATTGTCATGATCATTTTCGCAGCCAGAACATGCAAAACAACCTTTTCTACGCCCCGTTTTGTTGCAATTGGCGGAGTTTTAATATTTGGGACGACCATTGGCATGCTGCCCCTGATTTTTGGACAGGTGCAAATTTTGGTAAGTATGATTTTGCTGATTGCAATCGAGCGTCTGCGAAATGGATCGCAAGTAACTGCTGGGGCGCTTTTTGCGTTTGCAGCTGCGATCAAAGTTTATCCGGCATTGTTTCTTATCTTTTTGGTGGTGCGGCGCGAAAATAGGGCAGTCGCCAGCTTTATAATAGTGGGCGGCGGCTTTGGCGCACTTTCTATTTTGATTGCAGGCTGGCCCTTGCACGTGCTCTTTCTTGAGCAACTCAATTTGATATCTAACTCAGTCCTTGTAAATACAATCAATTTATCAGTTGATTCACTGATCGCGAACATATTCCAATTTGATGCTCTGACCGATAAAGTGACCTCATCATCAAACGGTAAGGAAGCAACACTGCTTATTTCAGCAGTAACCATGGCCAAGCCCGCAATTTGGAAAGCACTTAATTCAGGTGCGATTCTTCTTTCGCTGATATCCTTGGCTTATATTACCTGTCGTTACCGGGATGATGTCGCGATCTGGCCCTTTGCGCTTATTGTGATAGCGTTACTTAGTCCCATCGCTTGGGTTCACCATTTCCTACCTGCCGCGGCGTTTGCCCCAATGTTGTTGTCACGATTTCCGACAAAAGTTGGCCTTTACCTTTTGGGAGGGATATTCGCACCGCTCCTATTGGTTCTAACGCCAATCTATGCATCTTGGGGCGATACAATTCGCTATATGCAGGTTGCTGGTTTTCTTTCAATGTCACTCTTGGCTGCGGCTTACCTCTATTTAATTCTGAATTCACCACAAATAGACACTTCAAACCGCTGA
- a CDS encoding tRNA-binding protein, giving the protein MSEVIDFDAFLKVDIRKGTVVRAEPYPEARKPAIKLWIDFGGDIGIKKTSAQITKHYTPEKLVDTQVLAVVNFPPRQVGKFMSEVLVLGLGDKNDDIVLIRPEITVPNGARMH; this is encoded by the coding sequence ATGAGCGAGGTAATCGACTTTGACGCCTTCCTAAAGGTGGATATCCGCAAAGGGACAGTGGTGCGGGCCGAACCATATCCCGAGGCCCGCAAACCAGCGATCAAGCTTTGGATCGATTTTGGCGGCGACATTGGCATTAAGAAAACCTCCGCCCAAATCACTAAGCACTACACGCCCGAAAAGTTGGTCGACACCCAAGTCCTAGCCGTTGTTAATTTTCCGCCCCGTCAAGTTGGCAAATTTATGTCGGAGGTTCTGGTGCTGGGCCTGGGTGACAAGAACGACGATATTGTCCTTATTCGGCCGGAAATTACCGTTCCGAATGGGGCTAGAATGCACTAA
- a CDS encoding DUF1501 domain-containing protein: MSAKDFTRRKFLVQSSFLGCSLAASPLITPISLASTASDHRLVVIILRGGLDGLDVVGPFENKEYSTLRPSLLPQPSSAIPLGGMFFMHPDLLALHPLWEAGELGFAHAVSTPYRDKRSHFDGQDILEAGMVNSDGQMFRDGWLNRLLQHMPKSHAQTAFTVGRYEMLLAKGEAEISNWAPDTRLDLTEQAKRLLEISYQNDPLFRNNLAEAIALTSPMAAISESLDPLEAMQMVAKEARDLSGYENIAAFAAARLLEETRIASFSINGWDTHRNQRSALKRALRNLSDVILRLKNDLGPIWEKTTIVAMTEFGRTARENGTKGTDHGTGGLSILVGGALKGKQVYGDWPGLREQDLYQGRDLNPTQDVRAYAAMAIRGMFGTNVETLEKHVFPGLDLSGATQIIR, from the coding sequence ATGTCAGCTAAGGACTTCACGCGACGCAAATTTCTGGTTCAGTCTTCATTTCTGGGATGCTCTCTTGCTGCCAGTCCTCTGATTACGCCAATTTCCCTCGCTTCGACTGCGAGTGATCATCGGCTGGTTGTCATTATTTTGAGAGGCGGTCTGGACGGTCTGGATGTGGTCGGTCCTTTTGAAAATAAAGAGTATTCTACCCTTCGTCCGTCTCTATTGCCGCAACCCAGCTCGGCGATCCCGTTAGGCGGTATGTTTTTCATGCATCCCGACCTCTTGGCGCTGCACCCTTTATGGGAGGCAGGAGAACTCGGTTTCGCACATGCTGTTTCCACACCTTACCGAGATAAGCGAAGCCATTTTGACGGGCAGGATATTTTGGAAGCAGGGATGGTGAATTCTGATGGCCAAATGTTTCGCGATGGCTGGCTCAACCGCCTGCTTCAACACATGCCAAAATCACACGCTCAAACGGCTTTTACTGTTGGACGCTATGAAATGCTTTTGGCCAAAGGGGAGGCCGAAATTTCGAATTGGGCACCTGATACTCGATTGGATTTGACCGAGCAGGCGAAACGATTGTTGGAAATCTCTTATCAAAACGACCCGTTGTTTCGCAATAATTTGGCCGAAGCGATCGCGTTGACTTCGCCTATGGCGGCGATATCCGAAAGCCTAGACCCTTTGGAAGCCATGCAGATGGTGGCGAAGGAAGCGCGCGACCTAAGTGGATATGAGAACATTGCCGCGTTTGCGGCCGCACGTTTGCTAGAGGAAACGCGGATCGCGTCCTTTTCGATCAATGGGTGGGATACGCACCGCAATCAAAGAAGCGCTCTGAAGCGCGCGCTTAGAAATCTGTCGGATGTTATTTTGCGGTTAAAGAATGATTTAGGACCCATTTGGGAAAAGACGACGATTGTCGCAATGACAGAATTTGGGAGAACTGCCCGCGAAAACGGGACCAAGGGAACGGACCACGGCACCGGAGGTTTGTCCATTCTGGTGGGTGGTGCCCTGAAAGGTAAGCAAGTGTACGGGGATTGGCCGGGTTTGCGGGAACAAGATTTATACCAAGGGCGTGATTTGAATCCGACGCAAGATGTGCGTGCTTATGCGGCGATGGCTATTCGGGGAATGTTTGGAACAAACGTCGAAACGCTTGAAAAACACGTTTTCCCTGGGCTAGACCTTAGCGGTGCAACCCAGATAATTCGGTAA
- a CDS encoding thymidine kinase: MAKLYFHFSTMNAGKSTILLQAAHNYRERGMDTYLLTARFDKRAGEGRIASRIGIGEDADTFETGEDLFAKIQARMLSGPCACVFIDESQFLEKEQVWQLARAVDDLRIPIMCYGLRVDFQGELFPGSAALLALADEMREARTICYCGKKATMVIRQDDQGNVLKEGAQVQIGGNETYVSLCRRHWRAAMGEDISRKYVKSVA; this comes from the coding sequence ATGGCAAAACTCTATTTTCACTTTTCGACCATGAACGCAGGGAAATCTACGATCCTACTGCAGGCCGCACATAATTATCGCGAGCGCGGCATGGACACCTATCTGCTGACTGCGCGGTTTGACAAGCGCGCGGGCGAAGGGCGCATTGCCTCGCGAATTGGCATTGGTGAAGACGCTGATACGTTTGAGACAGGCGAAGATCTCTTTGCGAAAATTCAAGCGCGTATGCTAAGCGGCCCCTGTGCCTGTGTGTTTATCGACGAGTCGCAATTCCTAGAGAAAGAACAAGTCTGGCAATTGGCCCGTGCCGTTGATGACTTGCGAATTCCGATTATGTGTTACGGTCTGCGTGTCGATTTTCAAGGCGAACTGTTCCCCGGATCGGCGGCGCTCTTGGCTCTCGCGGACGAAATGCGCGAAGCCCGTACCATCTGTTATTGCGGTAAAAAGGCAACCATGGTTATCCGCCAAGATGATCAGGGGAATGTGCTCAAGGAAGGCGCCCAAGTTCAGATTGGCGGCAACGAAACCTACGTGTCCCTATGCCGCCGTCACTGGCGCGCGGCCATGGGCGAAGACATCTCGCGAAAATACGTGAAATCAGTCGCTTAA
- a CDS encoding 2-hydroxyacid dehydrogenase, with amino-acid sequence MQKILITRTLPDRVLDAANARFDVTLREADVPMTVAEAAQALSDYDGILPTLGDAFSADCFALTPAPRCKILANFGVGYNHIDVSAAAKVGVFVSNTPGAVTDATADIAMTLLLMAGRRAGEGERMVRAGEWQGWGPVQNLGTHVTGKTVAILGMGRIGKAIARRCHFGFEMEVVFFNRSVVDNIGLPAVQKPTIEEAVSGADFVITAVPGSPETYHFIDEDIFAAMKSSAIFVNISRGDVVDEAALIAALQDGEIAGAGLDVYEQEPFVPEALRALDNATLLPHLGTAALEVREAMGMMAFENLCAVADGNAPPNKV; translated from the coding sequence ATGCAAAAAATTCTGATTACCCGAACACTACCTGACCGCGTTCTTGACGCTGCAAATGCGCGATTTGACGTCACATTGCGCGAGGCGGACGTCCCAATGACCGTGGCCGAGGCCGCGCAGGCGCTCAGTGATTACGACGGGATTCTGCCGACATTGGGAGACGCGTTTTCGGCCGATTGCTTTGCGCTCACTCCTGCGCCGCGGTGCAAAATCCTTGCGAATTTCGGTGTGGGTTATAACCACATCGATGTGAGTGCGGCGGCCAAGGTCGGCGTTTTTGTGAGCAACACCCCGGGGGCGGTCACCGATGCGACTGCAGACATCGCTATGACCCTACTTTTGATGGCGGGACGCCGCGCAGGCGAGGGCGAGCGGATGGTGCGCGCGGGCGAATGGCAAGGCTGGGGACCAGTCCAAAATCTGGGAACCCATGTGACGGGAAAAACCGTGGCGATTCTTGGGATGGGACGGATTGGCAAAGCTATCGCCCGTCGCTGCCACTTTGGTTTTGAGATGGAAGTCGTGTTTTTTAATCGATCGGTCGTGGATAATATCGGCCTCCCAGCCGTTCAAAAGCCAACGATTGAAGAGGCGGTTTCCGGTGCAGATTTCGTGATCACGGCCGTTCCAGGGTCACCGGAAACGTATCATTTTATTGATGAGGATATCTTTGCGGCGATGAAGTCCTCGGCCATTTTCGTGAATATTTCGCGTGGCGATGTTGTAGATGAGGCGGCCCTTATTGCTGCCCTTCAAGATGGCGAAATCGCGGGGGCTGGGCTCGATGTTTATGAACAGGAACCTTTTGTGCCAGAAGCTCTGAGGGCGCTCGATAACGCGACGCTCTTGCCGCATTTAGGGACCGCCGCTTTGGAAGTTCGCGAGGCAATGGGTATGATGGCGTTCGAAAACCTATGCGCGGTCGCCGACGGAAACGCTCCGCCAAACAAAGTTTAA
- a CDS encoding response regulator, translating into MDDLSKFMNSPPPTPTRPLLGVTVLVVEDSRYASEAMRMLCLRSGARIRRADCLRSARKHLQVFNPTVVIVDMGLPDGSGAELLAELSQTASPISVLLATSGDSGLEEEAIAAGAVGFLSKPVNNLAQFQNAILAHLPTEDHPPGPRLLNNEQIVIDKLALRDDFAHVEEVLAQNTDGETLDYLAHFISGIAQTAQDGQLIEAANALAHDRAQGRSTRTDVERISSMLRARLEERTSI; encoded by the coding sequence ATGGACGATCTTAGTAAATTCATGAACAGCCCACCGCCAACACCGACGCGCCCCTTACTTGGAGTTACCGTATTGGTGGTCGAAGATAGCCGGTACGCCAGTGAAGCCATGCGCATGTTGTGTTTGCGTTCTGGCGCCCGAATTCGACGCGCCGATTGTCTGCGGTCTGCGCGAAAGCACCTTCAAGTCTTCAATCCAACAGTTGTTATCGTTGATATGGGGTTGCCTGACGGCTCCGGTGCAGAATTATTGGCTGAATTAAGTCAGACTGCTTCCCCAATTTCAGTTCTTCTGGCGACCTCAGGAGATTCAGGCTTGGAAGAGGAAGCAATTGCCGCTGGAGCGGTTGGTTTTTTGTCCAAGCCTGTGAACAATTTGGCGCAATTCCAGAATGCAATCCTAGCGCATTTACCCACCGAAGATCACCCCCCTGGGCCGCGCCTCCTTAATAACGAACAGATTGTCATAGACAAACTCGCTCTTCGCGACGATTTCGCTCACGTAGAAGAGGTCCTCGCCCAAAATACCGATGGTGAAACGCTGGATTATCTTGCGCATTTCATTTCCGGAATCGCCCAAACGGCGCAGGACGGTCAATTGATCGAAGCAGCAAATGCTTTGGCACATGATCGCGCACAAGGCCGCTCAACGCGCACAGACGTCGAGCGGATATCGTCAATGCTACGCGCACGCCTAGAGGAACGCACCTCCATTTAA
- the aspS gene encoding aspartate--tRNA ligase, producing MHAYRSHTCADLTSANVGDTVRLSGWVHRVRDHGGLLFIDLRDHYGITQVIADPDSPVFSALEKVRSEWCIRIDGTVMARDASLVNKAIPTGEIEVFVRDLEVLGQSEELPLMVFGDQEYPEETRLKYRYLDLRREKLQKNMKLRSDVVASMRRRMWDGGFREFQTPIITASSPEGARDFLVPSRQHPGKFYALPQAPQQFKQLIMVSGFDKYFQIAPCFRDEDPRADRSPTDFYQLDLEMSFVSQQDVFDTIQPVLTGIFEEFGGDKKVDQTWEQISYRDAALWYGSDKPDLRNPIKMQVVSEHFRGSGFAIFAKMLETEGTEVRAIPAPKGGSRKFCDRMNSFAQAEGLPGMGYIFWRDQGEGLEAAGPLAKNIGPERTEAIRQQLGLGLGDAAFFLAGKPKAFEAVAGRARNVIGEELKLTDQNRFAFAWIVDFPIYEADEETGKIDFEHNPFSMPQGGMEALQGNPLDVLGFQYDLACNGYELVSGAIRNHRPEIMYKAFEIAGYGAEEVNKRFGGMVNAFKYGAPPHGGCAAGIDRIVMLLAEEANIREVIMFPMNQRAEDVMMSAPSEPMSEQLMELGLRVIPQD from the coding sequence ATGCACGCCTATCGCAGCCACACTTGCGCCGATCTGACCAGCGCCAATGTAGGGGACACCGTTCGTCTCTCTGGCTGGGTACATCGGGTGCGCGATCACGGTGGCCTTTTGTTCATCGACTTGCGCGATCACTATGGCATTACTCAGGTTATTGCCGATCCAGACAGCCCCGTTTTTTCCGCGCTCGAAAAAGTGCGCTCGGAATGGTGTATCCGCATTGATGGCACAGTTATGGCGCGTGACGCGAGCCTTGTGAACAAAGCCATCCCCACGGGCGAAATCGAAGTTTTTGTGCGTGACCTTGAAGTCTTGGGCCAATCCGAAGAACTTCCGCTGATGGTCTTTGGCGATCAGGAATACCCCGAAGAAACCCGCTTGAAATATCGCTACCTCGACCTGCGTCGTGAGAAACTTCAGAAGAACATGAAGTTGCGTTCTGATGTGGTGGCCTCTATGCGTCGTCGCATGTGGGATGGCGGTTTCCGCGAATTTCAAACCCCGATCATCACGGCCTCCAGCCCAGAAGGTGCACGCGACTTCCTTGTGCCCTCGCGCCAACACCCCGGAAAGTTTTACGCGCTGCCACAGGCTCCGCAGCAATTTAAACAGCTGATTATGGTTTCGGGCTTCGACAAGTATTTCCAAATCGCGCCTTGTTTCCGCGACGAAGATCCCCGCGCCGACCGCTCGCCGACTGATTTCTATCAGCTCGACCTTGAGATGTCCTTCGTGAGCCAACAAGACGTATTTGACACAATCCAACCAGTCCTTACGGGCATCTTTGAAGAATTTGGCGGGGACAAGAAGGTTGACCAAACGTGGGAACAAATCTCCTATCGTGACGCGGCCCTCTGGTATGGGTCCGACAAACCGGACCTGCGCAACCCAATCAAAATGCAGGTCGTGTCCGAGCATTTCCGCGGCTCTGGTTTCGCAATCTTTGCGAAAATGCTGGAAACCGAAGGCACCGAAGTACGCGCGATTCCTGCGCCAAAAGGTGGCTCGCGTAAATTCTGTGATCGCATGAACAGCTTCGCCCAAGCCGAAGGTCTTCCGGGTATGGGCTATATATTCTGGCGCGATCAGGGTGAGGGCCTTGAAGCGGCGGGCCCCTTGGCCAAGAACATTGGCCCAGAACGCACCGAAGCCATCCGCCAACAACTCGGCCTCGGCCTTGGCGATGCCGCGTTCTTCCTTGCAGGCAAACCAAAAGCGTTTGAGGCAGTCGCAGGACGTGCGCGCAACGTCATCGGTGAAGAACTCAAACTCACCGATCAAAACCGTTTTGCCTTCGCTTGGATCGTCGATTTCCCAATCTATGAAGCTGACGAAGAAACGGGCAAGATCGATTTCGAACATAACCCGTTCTCGATGCCCCAAGGCGGAATGGAAGCGCTCCAAGGCAATCCGCTTGACGTGCTTGGCTTCCAATATGACCTTGCCTGTAACGGCTACGAACTTGTTTCTGGCGCAATCCGGAACCACCGTCCTGAGATCATGTACAAAGCGTTTGAAATCGCGGGTTATGGTGCAGAAGAAGTTAACAAACGCTTTGGCGGAATGGTTAATGCATTCAAATATGGCGCACCTCCCCACGGTGGTTGCGCCGCAGGGATCGACCGTATCGTGATGTTGCTGGCCGAAGAAGCCAACATCCGTGAGGTCATCATGTTCCCGATGAACCAACGTGCCGAAGATGTGATGATGAGTGCGCCCAGCGAACCCATGAGTGAACAGCTTATGGAGCTCGGTTTGCGCGTTATTCCACAGGACTAA
- the mce gene encoding methylmalonyl-CoA epimerase, with product MIGRLNHVAIAVPDLDAAVAQYRDTLGASVGAPQDEPDHGVTVVFIELPNTKIELLFPLGEDSPINGFLAKNPSGGIHHICYEVDDILTARDHLLTKGARILGTGEPKIGAHGKPVLFLHPKDFNGTLIELEQI from the coding sequence ATGATTGGTCGCTTAAACCACGTTGCGATTGCCGTGCCGGATTTGGACGCCGCTGTTGCGCAATATCGCGACACACTTGGGGCGAGTGTTGGTGCGCCTCAGGACGAACCAGATCATGGGGTGACGGTTGTATTTATCGAACTACCCAACACAAAAATAGAACTGTTATTTCCCTTGGGCGAAGATAGCCCGATTAACGGTTTTCTGGCAAAGAATCCGTCCGGTGGGATTCACCATATCTGTTACGAAGTTGATGATATCCTGACTGCGCGCGACCATCTTTTGACAAAAGGCGCACGTATTTTGGGAACGGGGGAGCCGAAGATCGGTGCGCATGGCAAGCCTGTGTTATTCCTGCATCCCAAGGATTTCAACGGCACCCTCATTGAATTGGAGCAAATATAA